From the Selenomonas sp. oral taxon 920 genome, the window CTCTCGACACGCGCACGGCGCAGGAGCGTCGCCTCGTCGATCTGCTGATCCTCAAGCCAGAGCGAGCCGTCCTTGCGCACGGTAACGAGATAGGTCACGTTCAGCTGCGTCTGTGCCGTCTGTGCCTTTGGCAGATTCACATCCACGGTTTTGAGGTTCACCATGTAGAGCGTGCTCATGATAAAGAACACAAGCAGGAAGAACATGATATCGATCATGGGGATGATCATGATCTCAGGCTTTTCAAACGCCCTCCTGTCGCGCAGCCTCATACCCCATCACCTTCCACCGATTCTCCCATATGCAAAGAGGTATCAATCACGCCCTTGACTCCTGCCGCACGCGCCAGTTCTACACGGCTGCTCTCAGCAGCCGAGAAGCACATCTCCATATCCGTGACAATGTTCTCAATGCGCTGCGAGAAATACGCGTGTACGGCAAGCGCGATGATCGCAACGCACAGCCCCATTGCCGTCGCAATGAGGGCCTCGCCGACACCGCCTGTAATGGCACTCGGCTCCCCCGCCTCGATGTTGAAGACACTGAACGTCGAGATCATACCGCTGATCGTACCAAGGAGCCCGAGGAGCGGCGCCATTGTGACAATCACACTCAGATAGTACATGCGGCTGCGCAGCTTCGAAAGTGCGATACCGGACTGAATCTCCATGTAGGAGGACATCTTGCGCGAGTTCTTGCTGTTCTTCGTAACAGCACCAAACAGGATGTCCGCAATCGAACCGCGCTGCGTGTTCGTCAGCTCGACTGCCTCCTTGAAGCGCTCGTTGGAAATATTCAGCATGAATTCCCGTGCAAATGCGCGTCCCGCATCTGCGCGGGCAAAGTAGAATGCGCGCTCAATGCCGATAAAGACAACAAAAATGGATGCCGCAAGCAGGAAGTACATAACGAGACCACCCTGCCGAAAAAAATCAAAGCCTTGTGAAATAAACTCCATTCGTACAACCTTTCTTTCCCCTGTGGGGCATGACAGTGCAATCATCGTCTGATAATTTCCCCTATTTTACTATATATTTATTCTTGCGTCAACGATAACAAATATCATTATAATGCTTTATCAGCACCGAATGTCTTGCAGACCATGTGAAAAAATATTATAATGAAAACCGTTCGTTCAATGAAGGAGGATATGGATTGAAGTTCCCTCTTGCACGCGGTTTTTGGCATCTGTTCAAAGGATATTGGAGTTCCCCCGAAAAGTGGAAGGCACGCGGATTGCTCACCTCGGTCATCGCGCTCAACCTTATCATGGTCTATCTGCTCGTGCGGATCAACGACTGGTATCGCGTCTTCTACGACGCGCTGCAGGCGTATGACTGGGCATCGTTCTGGCCGCTCATCGGTGAGTTCACGGGACTCGCGTTCATCTATATTGTCATTGCAGTCTACGCTGTTTATCTGCGGCAAATGCTTACGATCAACTGGCGCACATGGATGACGGAGCAGTACCTCGCACGCTGGATGCACGGACAGGTCTACTACCGTCTGCAAGTCCTGCGCAGCGACACGGACAACCCCGATCAGCGCATCAGCGAGGACATCAACCAGTTCGTCAGCCTGACGCTGACGCTGCTCATCGGCATCCTCAAACAGCTGACGACGCTCGGAGCCTTCGCCGTCGTGCTCTGGAATCTCTCGGGCGCGATCACCGTCCCCGTCGGCGGCACAGAGTTTACCATCTACGGCTATATGTTCTGGCTGTCCCTCCTCTACTCGGGGCTTGGCACATACTTCGTCCACGTCGTCGGAAAGAAGCTCATCCGCCTGAACTTCGACCAGCAGCGCTATGAGGCGGACTTCCGTTTCAGTATGATGCGCGTGCGCGAAAACAGCGAGAGCATCGCATTCTATCGCGGTGAGATGGCGGAGGGTGTCGGGTTCAAGGAGCGTTTTGCAAACGTCATCAAGAACTACTGGGGGCTCATGCGGCGCACGAAGCTGCTGAACTTCTACGTCAACGGCTACGGTCAGCTCGCGATCATCTTCCCGCTCATTATGGCGGCTCCGCGTTACTACGCAGGCGAAATGGCGCTCGGCGGGCTCATGCAGACGATATCTGCATTCGGCCGTGTGCAGGATGCGCTCTCATTCTTTGTCGACTCCTACGGTTCGATTGCCGAACTTGCAGCCGTGATTCAGCGACTCTCCGGCTTTACGGAGCACATGGAGGAATCCGCTCGCGTCACGAGCAATATTGTACACAGAGAAGGCACAGGAGATGCACTTGCGCTGCACAATCTCTCGATCGCCCTGCCGGACGGCGCACCTCTTCTCACAGCATGCACGCTCACGCTGCCACACGGCAGCCGCATCCTTGTGACGGGAGCCTCAGGGGCGGGCAAGAGCACGCTGCTGCGCACACTCGCAGGGATCTGGCCGTACGGCAGCGGCACAGTCGAAATGCCGCAGGATTCCTCTCGCCTCTTTCTCCCGCAGCGCCCATATCTCGTCCTTGGGACTCTGCGCCGCGCGCTCTCCTATCCGCGCACGGCGACAGCGCCCGACACGGAGATTACACGCGTTCTTGGGCTGGTCGGACTGACGCATTTTTCCGCACGCCTTGACGATGCAGACGACTGGAGCCGCATCCTCTCGCTCGGCGAGCAGCAGCGGCTTGCCTTTGCCCGCATCCTGCTCATCCGCCCCGACTGGATCTTCCTCGACGAGGCGACATCTGCCCTCGATGAGGCACGCGAACACGCTCTTTATCAACTCTTATATCAGGAACTCCCCAACGCAAGCATCATCAGCGTCGGACATCGCTCGACCCTTTTTGCCCTTCATGACAGGGAGCTCCACCTATCAAACCAAACGTATACCTATCAGGAGATCCCCCATGAATCGTAGAGATTTTTTACGCCGTCTGGCGCTCATCGGCATCGGTGCCGCTGTCTTCCCCCTCTTCCCCTCCGCAGCGGAGGCATCATGGTACATACCATCCGTACTGCCGGGTGTCAGCATTCGCCCGACACATTTGAAATTCAAATCTCTTGAAAACCGCTTTGTGACGGACTGTATCGTCGTCCATCACATCGGCATGCCAAACGACGACGACGTCGCAGCAGCAACCGTACATGAATGGCATTTGAATCAAGGGTGGGCAGGCATCGGCTATCACTTCCTCATCCGCAAAGACGGCACGATCGAGGAAGGTCGACCGCTCGGCACGATCGGTGCGCATGTTTACGGCGAAAACAACCATACCGTTGGCATCAATCTCGCAGGCAATTTCGAGATCGGGGCTCCAACCGAGGCGCAGAAATCCTCAGCGGCGCATCTCATCGCCTCGCTCTGCACGATCTATCAGCTCGACCCACGGTGGCAGGGTACGGTCAAGGGACACCGCGACCTCAACGCGACCGCCTGTCCCGGCCGCTATCTCTACGCCCAGATGCCCGATATTGTCCAACAGGCACGTCTCTACTACGCATCCGAGGAGCTGCAAGCGGAGCGTCTGCGCATCGCGCAGCGTGAACGCGAGGCACAGGAAGCACAGCGTGCACGCATCCGCGCACAGATGGAGGAGACACAGCGCAGGAACGGCATGACACGCCCCTCACATCCGACACCGAGCAGCCCCAACCCGCCCGTGCAGCCCCCACCGGCAAAGCCGAACATCAAGCCGAGCAAACGTCCCGATCTGCCGAAACCAAATCCGAATCCCGCACAGCGGCGTATCGCAACATAACACACAGGAGGTGAAGAACGATGGGGTTTCACTACCGCTGGTTCGACCGCGATCAGGAGAAGGTCGATGAAATGGGCATTCCACTCACGCGTGCGCAGATCGACGCACGGGAACACGACAAGGAACCCGAGCGCATCTTCTCACGCGGCGAGCAGACGGGCATCGTTCTCTCCGCGCTGATCTTTGCCTACGGCTGGACGGAGGGCGATCTGCCGCTCATCTTCTTCTGCCTTTCCTTCCTGATCTTCGAGCTGCGAAAAATTGTCGCACGATACTCCCGAACCTATGGAAAGAGCATCGCAAACGCCATGCAGGGATTCAGCATTGCGCTGATTCTCGGTGCACTCACGCTGGTGCTGACCACCTAGGAGGTTCAATTTTCATGAAACAGCAAATGGGTATGGGCGTTTTGAAGGTCTGCGCCGCGCTGGCGATTGTCCTGCTCTTCGTCATCATCCACCTCATCGCACCAGAATTTCTGCCCGAGATGTTCGCCCTGCTCGCCAGCGGCGATATCCCTGCAACGGTGGAGTACATTCGCTCGTTTGGTGAAGGCGCACTCGTTTTCGCCTTCCTTCTCACCCTCTTTACGAACGCGCTCGGCTTCCCGCCTGCCGTCATCTTCTCGACGGCGAACGTCATTCTCTTCGGCATCGTTCCCGGCATCATCCTCTCCTGCGTGGCAGAGACAGTCGGAGTTACGATTGCATTCGCCCTCATGCGCTTCTACTTCCGCGAAGCGGCGGAAAAGGCAATCGCGAAGAGCCCCTTCCTCGCAAAGGTTGATCAATACAGCGGCAGCAAGGGCTTCTTCATCATGCTGATCGGACGTATGGTGCCCTATCTCCCCTCTGCCGTCATGAACGCCGTCGGTGCCCTCTCCTCGATTCGCTTCCGCGACTATGTGCTCGCCTCGCTCGTCGGCAAATTCCCCTCGACGGGCATCGAGGCAATCATCGGGCATGACATCATCATGCAGCAGGAGAACAACACGCGCCTCATCATTGTCATCATCGCCGCCGGTATCCTGATCTACGCTGCCATTCGCTACGAGAAACATCTCATGCGTGAAGAGGCTGTCCCACAGGAAATGGAGAAAAAAGAATGACGCGACGCTCGTTTTTGCAGGCTGCCGCCAAGACCATCTTCACGATGAGCTTCGGCGGTCTCTTTTCGTCCCGCTCTGCCCACGCCGCTGCTGACGGCATCCATCATCTGCGCCAGATCGTGACGGCGAATCCCGCACGCACGCGCATGATTCAGTGGGACAGCCCGCAGCTGCTCCAAAATGTGCGCGTTGAGCTGCGCAGCCCCCACAAGCAAGTGGAGAGCCTGATCCCCGCCTACACCTATCTTTCGATGGACGACGAGGTACAGTTTATCTATCATGCAGAGATTTCTTTCGCTGAGGACAGTGCCTACCGCGTCACGCATGCGGGAAGTGCGACGGAATGGATCCCACTACTCGGTGTGGGTAATCCGGTACGTGCCCTGCTCTTCTCGGACAGTCAGTGCGGCGAGAGCTACGATGTGTGGCGCACGACCTATCAGACGGCATGGCAGCGTCATCCGGACGCTGACGCTGCCGCCATCGTCGGCGACCTCACGGACAACGGGGAGTCCGCATGGCACTGGCGCTCATTCTTCGAGGCGATGGAGGCGGCAGGTGCACCGCTCGCCCGCCATCCCCACATCCCCGTCCTTGGCAATCACGAATACTACGGATTGCAGTGGACTGCCGTGCCGCCCGTCCGCTATCTCCGCACCTTTGCCCTGCCCGACAACGGCAGCCGTGATTTTCGCGGACACTACTACTCCTTTGACCTCGGCGCGGTGCACTGCATGGTCCTCGATACCCAGTTCCTTGAGGCGGAGGAACGCGGCGCGGCACTGAGGGCAGAGCAGATGGACTGGCTAAGAAAGGATGCTGCGGCAAGCACAGCACCGTGGAAGCTCGTCCTCATGCACAAGGATATTCTCGCCTACGGTGACTATCAGGTCGAGCAGAATACAAATCACGGCATCAGCGACGTGGGACAGGTTTTTTTGGACACATTCGATCGTCTCGGCATCGATCTCGTCGTCTCAGGACACGTTCACGCCTACCGCCGCCGTCAAATGCGCGCACGTCAGACGGACAAGAATGGAACTCTCTACCTCCTCGCGGGACCTGCGGGGAATCAATACTTCAACGTCCCCGCAGAGACATACGACATCATCGCCGGTCCCGATCCCACACCGTCCAACTACCTCTATATGGAAGCGGACACACAGCGCCTTCACATCCGCTGTGAGACTTTAGACGGGCGTGTATTGGATGCAGTGGAACTGCACAAATAAAAGAACTTACCCCATGTGACAGGTCGACATGGGATAAGTTCTTTTATTTGTCAATGGTCAATGCTTCCACGGTGTCCGATCTCTGTAGTCTCTCTTGATCCTCTTCACCGCCTGATCGTGGCGCTTCTGCTCCTCCTGCATCGCTCGGTCATACTTCGCCTGATCGCCGTCACGTTGGAACTCAAAGCGGATCTTGCGCACATTCTGCTCGTGCACGCGATCCTCCTCCTTCATGCGGAAGCTGTACTCATTCGCTGCACCGCTGATGCATTCAAGCGGCTGATAAACAGGTGTCGCCTCCGCCGCAGGAGATACCGCCATAATGCCAAGCCCCAAAGCTGCAGCCAAAACACCAGAGATATATTTTTTGTTCTTCATGATCTTTGCTCCTTTGCCACGTGTTCCTCCCACCTTTACCCTACTGCCTTTGGGTTGGAGTGTATTTAAGCGGAGGTAAACAATGCGTTAGAGTTATGAAATTAAAAACGCCGCACCGATCAGGTGCGACGCTGAGGTCTCCCTTACTCCGCTGTGAACGGAAGAAGCGCAATGTTGCGCGCGCGCTTGATCGCAAGCGTCACCTGACGCTGATGCTTCGCGCAGTTGCCGGAAATACGGCGCGGCAGAATCTTGCCGCGCTCCGTCGTGAAGCGGCGCAGCTTTGCGGCGTCCTTGTAGTCGATATGATCCACCTTGTCCACGCAGAACGAGCAGACCTTACGACGAGGCTTACGGCCTCGATCTCGTTTCATCATTTCGCTGTCCCTCCTTATTACGGGATGTACTGAGCATCACGCGCTCAGAATGGAATGTCGTCGTCAGGAATCACGGGACCCATCATATCCGGTGTACCGCCGCCCGCAGCGGGCGCGGCACTGTGCCCCATCGGCGCGTCATAGCCGCCAGAGGAACTGCCGGCATTCTTGGAATCGAGAAACTCGACATTGTCCGCCACAACATCCGTCGCATACTTGCGCTGTCCGTCATTGCCGTCGTAGCTGCGCACTTGGATGCGCCCCTCAACGCCGACGCGGCGCCCCTTCGTCAGATTGTTTCCGCAGATTTCAGCAAGTTTTTCCCAGCAAGTGACGGGAATAAAGTCCGCCGTCTGCTGACCTTCCTGCTGTGCCGCCCGCGAAAAGCGACGATCCACCGCGATCGTGAAGCGGCAAAACGCCTTGCCGCTCTGTGTGTAGCGAATCTCCGGGTCGCGCGCAAGGCGACCGATCAATATGACTCTGTTCATCGGTTTCTCTCTCCTGCATGGATTCCCGTCAGTCGATTACTCCTCGACGCCGTCCGCACGGACGATCATGTGCTTCAAAAGCTCGTCCGTGATCTTCATCACGCGGTCGCACTCAGCGACACAGGCGGGCTCTGCATTGACGTACAGCAGAACATAGTATCCTTCACTGTTGTCCTTAATCTCATAGGCGAGGCGCTTCTTGCCCCAGCGGTCTTCTTTCTCGATCTTACCGCCGTTTGCCTGAATGAGCTTTGTGAATTTCTCGATGACGGCGTTTGTCGCTTCTTCCTCCATCGGCTTCACAATAAATATGACTTCGTACAATCTCACGAAATCACCTCCTCTTCGGTCTATGGCCGCCGCTTTGTGCAGCGGCAGAGTTACTCCTATGTGAGCGCGCACGAAAAAAGCACACGCTCACGCGACAAGGGTTAGTATATCATGTTTGAGGACGGCGCGCAAGGGCTTAATTCCCAATTTCCGTGGGACGGCTCTGTAGGAGGTTCATTGTAAAACGAAATCGGATACGCAAAGAAGGAGACTATACAGAATCAAACCTGTAAAATATCTTTGCCAAGACACCACCATGAGGTTCTGTGTACCCCTGCACATTGAAGATCTGATTCTTCAAGAGCGATACAAAGATTCTTGCACACACTCAATGTAAGTCTTATGTTGCAAGGTTGCTCGACCATAACAAATTCTCGTATGCAAAAGTATGCTATAATTATGTTCTTGCAGAGGGGGTGAATGGATGATTTTTTCTGCAATATATCAGCCGCTGCTCATCATTGCAGCGGCACTGGCAGGGATTATTCTCGGATCTGTGGAGGGACTCCGCGAAGCCTCTGCTCATATCATTACGCCCTCACTGGCGGCACTGCTCTACATGGTCTTTCTCTCCGCCGACGGCAGCAAGCTGCGTGCGGCGTTTCAGAATGTCCGCTTCACGCTGACCGCCGTCGCTGTCAATTTCCTGTGGACTCCCGTTTTTTCCTATGCATTGGGACTTCTTTTCTTTCATGAAAGCATTGATATGCAGATCGGCCTGATGATGCTTCTCGTAACGCCATGCACGGACTGGTACCTTGTCTTTACGGCACAGGCGCGTGGAAACACCGTGCTCGGGGCATCAATCCTGCCGCTGAACCTCACACTGCAAATCCTGCTCCTGCCCGTCGATCTGGCTCTATTCTACGGGGATATTGTCCACATGACCGATGCAGAGGTTGTTCGCAGCGCGCTGATTGTGCTGCTCCTGCCGTTGACTCTTGCCGTATGCAGCCGAATACCTGGACGTTCCTTTCCGCGCGCGGCACATGGCATCACACACCTCCGCAGATGGGGAGACGGGCTGCAGCTCGCTTTTCTCATGACCGCTGTCCTTGCTATGTTTGCATCGGAAAGCACGCTGCTGTGTGCACATCCTAAGCTCTTCGCCGATATGCTCCTCGTCATGCTGATCTTCTTCATCGTCAACTATGTGTTCGTACGCCGTCTTGGCACACGGCTGGGATTTCGTGGCGCAGACCTCACGGCACTCAGCTTCACCACCCTCGCACGCAACTCACCGCTCGCACTGGCAATCGCCGCTGCTGCATTCCCCGACCGCCCTCTGACCATACTCGCCCTCATCATCGGCCCGCTGATCGAGCTGCCTGTACTCGCGCTGATCGCACAGCGAATCCGAAAGACACAATCCGGCGAATGATATCCGCAAACATGGCACTATTTTCAGCGTTCCTTCATATGCGATATCCCTGTGCTCGTTTGCACACAGCAAAAAGCGCGCCCCCCTAGAGAGCGCGCTTGTCTTATTTTTTCAGTTGTTCCGATGAATGGCAGCAAGAAGGTGGTTCGTCACAGGACGAGCAGCTGCTGCCGCAGCAGTCCTCCCTGCCCAGACAAAAGTTCCGATAGACGTGGCGGACTGCAAAAAAGAGTGCGACCGCCACGAATGCACCAACGACATAGGTCGCCATAGGAATCCCTCCTCAGAAAACGAATCCTTTCATCAGAATCCGAGTGTCCGACCGATCTGATAGACGAGAAGTGAAACAAACCAAGCAATCGCGAACATATAGACGGCAGAGAAGCCGACCCATTTCCACGCGCCCGTCTCTTTCTTGAGCGTACCGAGTGACGTGACACACGGCGTGTAGAGCTGTGAGAACACCATGAAGGCAAGTGCCGAAAGACTTGTAAACGCTGCGCCCATTCCCGTCTGGAGCATCGTGGAAGCCGTATCGACTGCATCTGCCGCCTCTGTCGAGACATCGGCAACACCGTAGAGAATGCCGATTGTCGCAACAACCGTCTCCTTCGCCATGATGCCGGAGAGGACAGCCGCGCCGGCCTCCCACGTTGCAAAGCCGTGGAATGTGAAGAGCACAGACATCCAGCTGCCAAGTGTTGCGAGAATGCTCTCCTCGATCTCGCACGGCCCGCTGAAGTTGTAGTTCGACATAAACCAGAGGATGACCGATGCCGCAAAGATAATCGTACCGGCCTTGATGAGGTATCCCTTGCCCTTATCCCATGTCTCCAAGAGAACCGAATTCATATCGGGCATACGGTACGGCGGAAGCTCCAACAGGAAGGTTGAGCCCTGTGCCTTGAACATGGTCGAGCCGAGCAGCTTTGCCACAACGATTGCCATGACCATGCCGATAACATACATGAGGAAGACAACGTTCGCCGCATTATCGGGGAAGAACATCGCTGCAAACAGTGCCATGATCGGCAGCTTCGCACCGCACGTCAGGAATGGCGTAACGAGGATCGAGACCATGCGGTCTTTTTCCGAGTCGAGCGCACGTGCACCCATGATGGCAGGAACAGCGCAGCCGAAGCCCATCATCAGAGGCATGATGCCCTTGCCCGTCAGACCGCAGCGGCGCATGATCGGATCGGTGATGAACGCGATGCGCGCCATGTAGCCCGTGCCGTCGAGGAACGAGAGGCAGAAGAACAGGACGAAGATGAGCGGGACGAATGTCAGCACCGAGCCGACACCCGCGATGATGCCGTCCGTGACGAGCGAGACCATCCAGTCCGCAACCCCCGCCGCCACAAGCGAATCCTTTGCAAAGTTCAAGAACTCATCATTGATGAGTACCTCAAGCTCGTCGGCAATGGGCTGTCCAATCCATGTAAACGTGATCTGAAACACAGCATAGAGAATCAGGAAGAAGATCGGCAGCGCAAGAGCTCCATTTGCAAGGAAACGATCAATCTTCTCCGAGCGCGTTGCACCGACACTTTGAACCGTCACCGCCTGCGCCATGACCTGATCGATGAGTGCGTAGCGCGCCTCAATGATCGCCTCCTCCTTCTCCGCCTCCGTACGCGAACTGCCCTCGATTTCATGGATCTTCGCAATGTGCTCCTTGACAAGATCACTCGGCTGATACCTCGCCATGACCGTACTCGTAAAGACATCGAGCAGCGTCTTTGTACTCTTGCTGCTGCGCCCCGTCGTCTCGACCGTGGGCATGCCGAGTGCCTCTTCGAGCTTCGCCGTGTTGATCTTGATGCCGCGCCGCTGTGCATCGTCCTGCATATTGAGGTCGATGAGGAGCGGAATCCCCTTCTCAAGGAGCTGCACCGTGAGGAAAAGATTGCGCTCGATGTTTGAACTGTCCACAACATTCAGGACGAGATCCAGCTTCGTATTCGTCAGATAGTCAATGACGATTTTCTCCTCCGGCGAGCGTGCGTTGATGCTGTACGTCCCCGGAAGATCAACGATGGAAATTGCCCGCCCCTTATAATGCGTGTGGCCGATCTTCTTGTCGACCGTAACCCCCGGCCAGTTGCCGATTTTCTGACGTGCTCCCGTCAGCGCGTTGAAAATGGTCGATTTACCGGTATTCGGATTGCCGGTCAGAGCGACTGCAAGTGTTGACATATTCCGGCCCTCCCCTAACCGACCTGCTCGACGGATATAAGTACTGCATCCTCACGGCGCAGCGCGAGATTGTACGAGCGAATGCCAATCGCGATCGGATCCCCCATGGGGGCTGAGCGCAGAACCGTCACCTTCGTTCCCGGAATGAGTCCCATCGACATGAGACGCTGCTTGAGCGGTGACTCACCGATTTGCAGAATCTTCAGTGTCATTCCTGTCTTCCCATCCTTCAGTGTCAATCAAGATACCTCCTAAAACCCACATTATTATCAATGCAAATGATAATGAAACTATCTCTGCACTGTGTATGATACCTTATCTCATATCATTCCGTCAAGTACTTCCATTCGTGGAATCATACTTGGACAACAACTATCTGTTTACAGCGGAAAAACAACCGCCCATCCTGTCCAATGAGCGGTTGTTGAAAATCCATATTCATCTGTATAAGTTACTTTTCACGCACGACGATCTCGTACGAGTGCAGATCCGCCGCAAGGCCCTCCTAGTTGTCGAAGAGTTTCGACCGGCCCGTATCCGTGGGTGCCGCGCGTCTGTTCTCCATCCGTGCGACTTTCGCCGCACGGAAGTTGCAGCAGACGCGAAGCTTCTGCCACGTACACTCACATTCGTAGGCAACGACGCTCGCATTCTCACGCCCGAGAAAGAAGATGTCCCCCTTCTGGATGCAGCTGCCGAATGGATATTATGCACTTTTAAAGCCGGGCGGTAATCGCAGCCGTCAGACCAAAGATGATGCCCGGCGAATTGGCGATTACAAGCGACCAGTCGCGAGGTCTTCCTCCTATACCATAATACATCCAACTTCCGCTTTGATTGTACGCTGTTTCTCCATGCAAGGCAAGAAAAAAAACTATCGACAAAGGAAAACACCTCTGATGCACCGAATACCTCATACAGTAAATTATACCTCGTAGCAAGAGAATTGTTTCTACAAAATGGGAGGGATCCACAATGACAGATCTGCCAAAGATTGCGCTTGGTGCATGGGCATGGGGCAACGACGGCACATTCGGCACAAACTACACAGAGGAGCAGCTGCGCCCCGTCTTTGACGATGCGATGGCTCACGGGCTGAATCTCTGGGACACGGCGTACGCATACGGCATGGGCACATCGGAGCAGATGCTCGGTGCATTCCTCAAAGGACGTGCACGCGACTCCTATCTGATCGCGGACAAGCTCACGCCACAGTGCTTGGATCCGTCCTCGGACACCCCCGTGGCGGATATGTGGGAAATGCAGCGGAAGATGCTCGGCGTGGAGACCATGGACATCTACTGGCTGCATAACACAACAGAAGCTCCGCGCTGGATTGAACGCATAGCGAGGTTCTTTGAGGGCAAAGCCGATGCGCCGATGATCGGTGTCTCAAACCACAATCTCACAGAGATCAAGGAGGCGGACAAAATCCTTCGCGCGCACGGGCGAAAACTCGGTGCGGTACAGAACCACTACAGTCTCATGAACCGTTCCTCCGAGGAGTCGGGGATTTTGGACTACTGCCGCGCAAACGACATCCGATTCTTCTCGTACATGGTGCTCGAGCAGGGTGCGCTCTCGGGGCAGTACAGCACGCTGAATCCTATGCCGAACAACTCTGAACGTGCAGCAATCTACAATCCCATCATGGATAAAATCGAGATGCTGAACACTTCGCTCAAACTGCTCGCAGACAAGTACAAGGTCAGCATCGCGCAGATCCCCCTCGCATGGGCGATCGGCAAGGGCACGCTGCCCATCATTGGTGTGACAAAAAAGAGCCATGTCACAGATGCCGTACAGGCAATGAAGATAACGCTCACCCCGGAGGAGATCGCGCTGATTGAAAGCACGGCGGACAAGCTCAACTTCAACACCATTCGTTTATGGGAAAAAGAAATGGTGTAATTACCTATACCGCCGGATACAAAAAGGTGGATGCTGCACGAGGGTTTTCGAACCTTCATGCAGCATTCACTTTTTAATGGCCGCCGTAAGCTGCGAAAATGTACGACAACTCCGTTATTCAATTCAGATGCGGAAGAACATCTGCCATCTTACCGCAGCTTGCAATATCGGTCTCATAGCCGAAATGCACGAGATCAGCGGCAAGCGCGGCATCCGTTACAGTGAATCCCGAAAGCCCGTCTGCCCCGTAGTCAAAGAGGCAGGGGTGCATGGGCACCGAGGGCCCGACGAGAACGGTTACCGCATTCCTTGCGAGCTCCAAGAGGCGCGGCAGAGTCTTATTCGCAAACGTCGCTCCCGTTATAAAGACAAAGTCCTGCTGCGGCAGAAGGAACTCCGCCGCCTCCGCAGGATAGTCCCCCCACTCGGGCTGCATCTCAAGGATGGAAAGCTCGCAGATCGGCTCCCATTTCTTTTGGAAATGGGGAAAATGTCCGACAACAGCAACCTTCTTCCCGCGAATCTGCTCCATGTACATGGCGAATGCTTCAAGCTTCTTGCGCTCGCCAAGTGTCTTGGCAGAGGCATTGTCTCCGTGAAATCCCTGCATCGCCTCTACCTTCGACGGCTGATTGTAAAAGGCGTTGATGGCAGCGGCGGCAATGGATGCCTCCTGTCCCTGCCACGAGCGCACATACTCTCCCACCTCACGCAGCGAACA encodes:
- a CDS encoding MotA/TolQ/ExbB proton channel family protein; the protein is MEFISQGFDFFRQGGLVMYFLLAASIFVVFIGIERAFYFARADAGRAFAREFMLNISNERFKEAVELTNTQRGSIADILFGAVTKNSKNSRKMSSYMEIQSGIALSKLRSRMYYLSVIVTMAPLLGLLGTISGMISTFSVFNIEAGEPSAITGGVGEALIATAMGLCVAIIALAVHAYFSQRIENIVTDMEMCFSAAESSRVELARAAGVKGVIDTSLHMGESVEGDGV
- a CDS encoding N-acetylmuramoyl-L-alanine amidase, with amino-acid sequence MNRRDFLRRLALIGIGAAVFPLFPSAAEASWYIPSVLPGVSIRPTHLKFKSLENRFVTDCIVVHHIGMPNDDDVAAATVHEWHLNQGWAGIGYHFLIRKDGTIEEGRPLGTIGAHVYGENNHTVGINLAGNFEIGAPTEAQKSSAAHLIASLCTIYQLDPRWQGTVKGHRDLNATACPGRYLYAQMPDIVQQARLYYASEELQAERLRIAQREREAQEAQRARIRAQMEETQRRNGMTRPSHPTPSSPNPPVQPPPAKPNIKPSKRPDLPKPNPNPAQRRIAT
- a CDS encoding metallophosphoesterase family protein yields the protein MTRRSFLQAAAKTIFTMSFGGLFSSRSAHAAADGIHHLRQIVTANPARTRMIQWDSPQLLQNVRVELRSPHKQVESLIPAYTYLSMDDEVQFIYHAEISFAEDSAYRVTHAGSATEWIPLLGVGNPVRALLFSDSQCGESYDVWRTTYQTAWQRHPDADAAAIVGDLTDNGESAWHWRSFFEAMEAAGAPLARHPHIPVLGNHEYYGLQWTAVPPVRYLRTFALPDNGSRDFRGHYYSFDLGAVHCMVLDTQFLEAEERGAALRAEQMDWLRKDAAASTAPWKLVLMHKDILAYGDYQVEQNTNHGISDVGQVFLDTFDRLGIDLVVSGHVHAYRRRQMRARQTDKNGTLYLLAGPAGNQYFNVPAETYDIIAGPDPTPSNYLYMEADTQRLHIRCETLDGRVLDAVELHK
- a CDS encoding TVP38/TMEM64 family protein is translated as MKQQMGMGVLKVCAALAIVLLFVIIHLIAPEFLPEMFALLASGDIPATVEYIRSFGEGALVFAFLLTLFTNALGFPPAVIFSTANVILFGIVPGIILSCVAETVGVTIAFALMRFYFREAAEKAIAKSPFLAKVDQYSGSKGFFIMLIGRMVPYLPSAVMNAVGALSSIRFRDYVLASLVGKFPSTGIEAIIGHDIIMQQENNTRLIIVIIAAGILIYAAIRYEKHLMREEAVPQEMEKKE
- a CDS encoding ExbD/TolR family protein gives rise to the protein MRLRDRRAFEKPEIMIIPMIDIMFFLLVFFIMSTLYMVNLKTVDVNLPKAQTAQTQLNVTYLVTVRKDGSLWLEDQQIDEATLLRRARVESQKNQRFAVVVRADGDLNYSGVMELLDKFRREGITRFGLAAE
- a CDS encoding ABC transporter ATP-binding protein/permease, translating into MKFPLARGFWHLFKGYWSSPEKWKARGLLTSVIALNLIMVYLLVRINDWYRVFYDALQAYDWASFWPLIGEFTGLAFIYIVIAVYAVYLRQMLTINWRTWMTEQYLARWMHGQVYYRLQVLRSDTDNPDQRISEDINQFVSLTLTLLIGILKQLTTLGAFAVVLWNLSGAITVPVGGTEFTIYGYMFWLSLLYSGLGTYFVHVVGKKLIRLNFDQQRYEADFRFSMMRVRENSESIAFYRGEMAEGVGFKERFANVIKNYWGLMRRTKLLNFYVNGYGQLAIIFPLIMAAPRYYAGEMALGGLMQTISAFGRVQDALSFFVDSYGSIAELAAVIQRLSGFTEHMEESARVTSNIVHREGTGDALALHNLSIALPDGAPLLTACTLTLPHGSRILVTGASGAGKSTLLRTLAGIWPYGSGTVEMPQDSSRLFLPQRPYLVLGTLRRALSYPRTATAPDTEITRVLGLVGLTHFSARLDDADDWSRILSLGEQQRLAFARILLIRPDWIFLDEATSALDEAREHALYQLLYQELPNASIISVGHRSTLFALHDRELHLSNQTYTYQEIPHES